A DNA window from Fodinibius sp. Rm-B-1B1-1 contains the following coding sequences:
- the ispF gene encoding 2-C-methyl-D-erythritol 2,4-cyclodiphosphate synthase, giving the protein MRIGYGYDVHRFEDGGPLVIGGVKIPFGKSLAGHSDADVLLHAITDALLGACALGDLGKHFPDTSSKFEDINSRILLRDALTMVREKGYLVNNVDATIVTERPQMAPHINEMRQVIADDLKVNIDQVSVKATTSEGLGFEGNEEGISARAVILLTER; this is encoded by the coding sequence ATGCGTATTGGTTACGGTTATGATGTACATCGTTTTGAGGACGGAGGTCCGTTAGTAATAGGTGGAGTTAAAATTCCTTTTGGAAAAAGTTTAGCCGGTCATTCTGATGCCGATGTTCTATTGCATGCTATTACCGATGCGCTGCTTGGCGCCTGTGCACTGGGAGATTTAGGGAAACATTTCCCGGACACTTCCAGCAAGTTCGAGGATATCAATAGTCGAATTTTGTTGCGGGATGCCTTAACCATGGTCCGCGAAAAAGGATACCTTGTGAATAATGTAGATGCTACAATCGTGACAGAACGTCCCCAAATGGCCCCGCATATAAATGAGATGCGTCAAGTTATTGCTGATGATTTGAAAGTTAATATCGATCAAGTATCCGTGAAGGCGACTACATCTGAAGGGTTAGGATTCGAGGGTAATGAGGAGGGGATTTCAGCGCGAGCAGTGATACTTCTAACTGAGCGGTAA
- a CDS encoding DedA family protein, translating to MIDQFIQEAVQLINTLPPLSIYLVFFLVAYVENIVPPIPGDVLVAFGGYLAAESVIGLVPVLILTTIASVVGFMSMYWIGSRWGTLIEKKKNKFWLLRFIPIKYLNKVQNWMQRWGMGVVLANRFLAGTRSVISLTAGLSHTRISSTIIYSTISSLLWNGILLGFGWVVHENWQLIGKYLSIYGRIILAGIGLFIAFKLIRHYYRKSTTK from the coding sequence ATGATTGATCAATTTATACAAGAGGCTGTTCAGCTTATTAATACTTTGCCGCCACTGAGTATTTATTTGGTTTTTTTTCTTGTAGCATACGTAGAAAATATTGTGCCTCCTATCCCCGGAGATGTGTTAGTAGCTTTTGGGGGATACCTTGCAGCGGAATCGGTAATAGGATTAGTACCTGTTTTAATACTTACAACTATTGCTTCGGTCGTTGGATTTATGAGTATGTATTGGATTGGCAGTCGGTGGGGGACGTTGATTGAAAAGAAGAAAAATAAGTTTTGGTTATTGCGATTTATCCCAATTAAATATCTTAATAAGGTCCAGAACTGGATGCAAAGGTGGGGAATGGGCGTAGTGTTGGCAAATCGTTTTTTAGCAGGTACGCGCTCGGTGATTTCGCTGACGGCTGGTTTGAGTCATACCCGAATAAGCAGCACAATTATCTATTCTACAATTAGTTCCCTTTTGTGGAATGGCATTTTATTGGGATTCGGTTGGGTCGTGCACGAAAACTGGCAGTTGATTGGAAAATATCTCTCAATTTATGGCCGAATTATTTTGGCAGGCATTGGATTGTTTATCGCTTTTAAGTTGATAAGGCATTACTACAGGAAATCAACCACGAAATAG